A single genomic interval of Lathyrus oleraceus cultivar Zhongwan6 chromosome 7, CAAS_Psat_ZW6_1.0, whole genome shotgun sequence harbors:
- the LOC127105423 gene encoding uncharacterized protein LOC127105423 isoform X1 — protein MLMQQPLTPLISYMASSWFLKLAFKFLHHFAWPLVALVYPMCASIQAIETDSYAETKNLISYWILLSFIYLFEYAFTNLLLRFQVWLYIKLMIILWLTIPDFGRASCVYNNLIRSVKLQIVTWRLNNYRMKWLLEKDDFLMPAEIYVKEVGTEALEKLIASKEFLVQTNVERPETNIKDLEAIVKKEIPATQQDISVISETVPSQNASAATVENKVPQSSTSTRKEAQKEWNCALCMVTTSSEITLTSHLGGRKHRAAVEALIAKKQPNLQKQNYAKATNEITATNSKETPKTNGKRLQPEHTEIKDLDTIAKKEIPATKQGTSANIAASQKASSAILETSGTLGRDTAGGEVSQSSAAAQKEVQKEWACALCLVTTSSETTLNSHLSGRKHMNTIEALKAKKQPTLEKNLCEPFRMVNSKIICKVCNIMLPSEEYMASHIKGWKHLSKIQT, from the exons ATGCTAATGCAACAACCATTGACACCTTTAATTTCCTATATGGCTTCTTCATGGTTTCTCAAACTGGCTTTTAAATTCCTTCATCATTTCGCATG GCCTCTTGTTGCTCTGGTGTATCCTAT GTGTGCTTCCATTCAAGCAATCGAGACTGATTCTTATGCAGAAACTAAGAATTTGATCTCATATTGGATACTTCTTTCATTCATTTACCTCTTCGAGTATGCTTTTACCAACCTTCTTTTACG GTTTCAGGTCTGGCTCTACATTAAGCTAATGATAATCTTGTGGCTCACCATACCAGACTTTGGACGAGCTTCTTGTGTTTACAATAACCTTATTCGCTCCGTGAAACTGCAAATAGTCACATGGAGGTTAAATAACTACCGGATGAAGTGGTTATTGGAGAAAGATGACTTTTTAATGCCTGCAGAGATATATGTGAAAGAAGTTGGAACTGAAGCATTAGAGAAACTCATTGCTAGCAAG GAGTTTCTTGTGCAGACAAATGTAGAAAGACCGGAAACAAACATCAAAGATTTGGAGGCTATTGTTAAAAAGGAAATTCCTGCAACCCAACAA GATATTTCTGTCATATCTGAAACTGTGCCAAGTCAAAATGCATCAGCAGCCACAGTAGAAAACAAAGTTCCTCAGAGTTCTACTTCTACACGAAAGGAAGCACAGAAAGAGTGGAATTGTGCTTTATGTATGGTAACAACATCGAGCGAGATAACCTTGACTTCCCACCTAGGTGGAAGGAAACACAGGGCTGCTGTTGAAGCTTTGATAGCAAAAAAGCAACCTAACTTGCAGAAGCAAAACTATGCAAAAGCGACAAACGAAATCACAGCTACCAACAGTAAAGAAACACCAAAA ACAAATGGAAAAAGACTACAACCAGAACACACAGAAATCAAAGATTTGGACACTATTGCAAAAAAAGAAATTCCTGCAACCAAGCAA GGAACCTCTGCTAATATTGCGGCAAGTCAAAAGGCATCATCTGCCATATTAGAAACCAGTGGAACATTGGGGAGAGACACAGCTGGTGGTGAAGTTTCTCAGAGTTCCGCTGCTGCACAGAAGGAAGTGCAGAAAGAGTGGGCTTGTGCTTTATGTTTGGTGACAACATCGAGCGAGACAACCTTAAATTCGCACCTCAGTGGAAGGAAACACATGAATACTATTGAGGCATTGAAAGCAAAGAAGCAACCCACCCTGGAAAAGAACCTTTGTGAACCATTTAGGATGGTTAATTCGAAAATAATATGTAAAGTTTGTAATATTATGCTTCCAAGTGAGGAGTACATGGCCTCTCACATAAAAGGGTGGAAGCACTTGTCTAAGATTCAAACTTGA
- the LOC127105423 gene encoding uncharacterized protein LOC127105423 isoform X2, with product MLMQQPLTPLISYMASSWFLKLAFKFLHHFAWPLVALVYPMCASIQAIETDSYAETKNLISYWILLSFIYLFEYAFTNLLLRFQVWLYIKLMIILWLTIPDFGRASCVYNNLIRSVKLQIVTWRLNNYRMKWLLEKDDFLMPAEIYVKEVGTEALEKLIASKTNVERPETNIKDLEAIVKKEIPATQQDISVISETVPSQNASAATVENKVPQSSTSTRKEAQKEWNCALCMVTTSSEITLTSHLGGRKHRAAVEALIAKKQPNLQKQNYAKATNEITATNSKETPKTNGKRLQPEHTEIKDLDTIAKKEIPATKQGTSANIAASQKASSAILETSGTLGRDTAGGEVSQSSAAAQKEVQKEWACALCLVTTSSETTLNSHLSGRKHMNTIEALKAKKQPTLEKNLCEPFRMVNSKIICKVCNIMLPSEEYMASHIKGWKHLSKIQT from the exons ATGCTAATGCAACAACCATTGACACCTTTAATTTCCTATATGGCTTCTTCATGGTTTCTCAAACTGGCTTTTAAATTCCTTCATCATTTCGCATG GCCTCTTGTTGCTCTGGTGTATCCTAT GTGTGCTTCCATTCAAGCAATCGAGACTGATTCTTATGCAGAAACTAAGAATTTGATCTCATATTGGATACTTCTTTCATTCATTTACCTCTTCGAGTATGCTTTTACCAACCTTCTTTTACG GTTTCAGGTCTGGCTCTACATTAAGCTAATGATAATCTTGTGGCTCACCATACCAGACTTTGGACGAGCTTCTTGTGTTTACAATAACCTTATTCGCTCCGTGAAACTGCAAATAGTCACATGGAGGTTAAATAACTACCGGATGAAGTGGTTATTGGAGAAAGATGACTTTTTAATGCCTGCAGAGATATATGTGAAAGAAGTTGGAACTGAAGCATTAGAGAAACTCATTGCTAGCAAG ACAAATGTAGAAAGACCGGAAACAAACATCAAAGATTTGGAGGCTATTGTTAAAAAGGAAATTCCTGCAACCCAACAA GATATTTCTGTCATATCTGAAACTGTGCCAAGTCAAAATGCATCAGCAGCCACAGTAGAAAACAAAGTTCCTCAGAGTTCTACTTCTACACGAAAGGAAGCACAGAAAGAGTGGAATTGTGCTTTATGTATGGTAACAACATCGAGCGAGATAACCTTGACTTCCCACCTAGGTGGAAGGAAACACAGGGCTGCTGTTGAAGCTTTGATAGCAAAAAAGCAACCTAACTTGCAGAAGCAAAACTATGCAAAAGCGACAAACGAAATCACAGCTACCAACAGTAAAGAAACACCAAAA ACAAATGGAAAAAGACTACAACCAGAACACACAGAAATCAAAGATTTGGACACTATTGCAAAAAAAGAAATTCCTGCAACCAAGCAA GGAACCTCTGCTAATATTGCGGCAAGTCAAAAGGCATCATCTGCCATATTAGAAACCAGTGGAACATTGGGGAGAGACACAGCTGGTGGTGAAGTTTCTCAGAGTTCCGCTGCTGCACAGAAGGAAGTGCAGAAAGAGTGGGCTTGTGCTTTATGTTTGGTGACAACATCGAGCGAGACAACCTTAAATTCGCACCTCAGTGGAAGGAAACACATGAATACTATTGAGGCATTGAAAGCAAAGAAGCAACCCACCCTGGAAAAGAACCTTTGTGAACCATTTAGGATGGTTAATTCGAAAATAATATGTAAAGTTTGTAATATTATGCTTCCAAGTGAGGAGTACATGGCCTCTCACATAAAAGGGTGGAAGCACTTGTCTAAGATTCAAACTTGA
- the LOC127105423 gene encoding uncharacterized protein LOC127105423 isoform X3, producing the protein MLMQQPLTPLISYMASSWFLKLAFKFLHHFAWPLVALVYPMCASIQAIETDSYAETKNLISYWILLSFIYLFEYAFTNLLLRFQVWLYIKLMIILWLTIPDFGRASCVYNNLIRSVKLQIVTWRLNNYRMKWLLEKDDFLMPAEIYVKEVGTEALEKLIASKDISVISETVPSQNASAATVENKVPQSSTSTRKEAQKEWNCALCMVTTSSEITLTSHLGGRKHRAAVEALIAKKQPNLQKQNYAKATNEITATNSKETPKTNGKRLQPEHTEIKDLDTIAKKEIPATKQGTSANIAASQKASSAILETSGTLGRDTAGGEVSQSSAAAQKEVQKEWACALCLVTTSSETTLNSHLSGRKHMNTIEALKAKKQPTLEKNLCEPFRMVNSKIICKVCNIMLPSEEYMASHIKGWKHLSKIQT; encoded by the exons ATGCTAATGCAACAACCATTGACACCTTTAATTTCCTATATGGCTTCTTCATGGTTTCTCAAACTGGCTTTTAAATTCCTTCATCATTTCGCATG GCCTCTTGTTGCTCTGGTGTATCCTAT GTGTGCTTCCATTCAAGCAATCGAGACTGATTCTTATGCAGAAACTAAGAATTTGATCTCATATTGGATACTTCTTTCATTCATTTACCTCTTCGAGTATGCTTTTACCAACCTTCTTTTACG GTTTCAGGTCTGGCTCTACATTAAGCTAATGATAATCTTGTGGCTCACCATACCAGACTTTGGACGAGCTTCTTGTGTTTACAATAACCTTATTCGCTCCGTGAAACTGCAAATAGTCACATGGAGGTTAAATAACTACCGGATGAAGTGGTTATTGGAGAAAGATGACTTTTTAATGCCTGCAGAGATATATGTGAAAGAAGTTGGAACTGAAGCATTAGAGAAACTCATTGCTAGCAAG GATATTTCTGTCATATCTGAAACTGTGCCAAGTCAAAATGCATCAGCAGCCACAGTAGAAAACAAAGTTCCTCAGAGTTCTACTTCTACACGAAAGGAAGCACAGAAAGAGTGGAATTGTGCTTTATGTATGGTAACAACATCGAGCGAGATAACCTTGACTTCCCACCTAGGTGGAAGGAAACACAGGGCTGCTGTTGAAGCTTTGATAGCAAAAAAGCAACCTAACTTGCAGAAGCAAAACTATGCAAAAGCGACAAACGAAATCACAGCTACCAACAGTAAAGAAACACCAAAA ACAAATGGAAAAAGACTACAACCAGAACACACAGAAATCAAAGATTTGGACACTATTGCAAAAAAAGAAATTCCTGCAACCAAGCAA GGAACCTCTGCTAATATTGCGGCAAGTCAAAAGGCATCATCTGCCATATTAGAAACCAGTGGAACATTGGGGAGAGACACAGCTGGTGGTGAAGTTTCTCAGAGTTCCGCTGCTGCACAGAAGGAAGTGCAGAAAGAGTGGGCTTGTGCTTTATGTTTGGTGACAACATCGAGCGAGACAACCTTAAATTCGCACCTCAGTGGAAGGAAACACATGAATACTATTGAGGCATTGAAAGCAAAGAAGCAACCCACCCTGGAAAAGAACCTTTGTGAACCATTTAGGATGGTTAATTCGAAAATAATATGTAAAGTTTGTAATATTATGCTTCCAAGTGAGGAGTACATGGCCTCTCACATAAAAGGGTGGAAGCACTTGTCTAAGATTCAAACTTGA